One Prunus dulcis chromosome 7, ALMONDv2, whole genome shotgun sequence DNA segment encodes these proteins:
- the LOC117634279 gene encoding nudix hydrolase 20, chloroplastic-like, with protein sequence MRIEPALMACSGGIPQLSHRLIDSLAFRFTAKAFRAFPKGLTTSFPVSSTQQAFHKVLTCASDDDVFTWDDVVRISKPETLPDDPSDLRGYWEKIKICNRRLESQSEFLSFVIEDQIVGYIHKGFAENLRSFKDVFTFPPENSDSNGSSITLHSSLNTDEDRTRAVGDVIKSLGEEHIPGIRNELYPVTSSFGASIFFSLERAAAPYFGIKAYGVQMNGYVEKDGKKFLWIGKRSQQKTTYPGMLDQLVAGGLPHGVACGDNVVKECEEEAGIPSSISSVAIPVGAVSYMDIDGYRFKRDVLFCYDLKLPESFTPKNQDGEVESFKLIPVMDVANIIQRTQFFKPNCSLVIIDFLFRHGYIRPECFGYLDLLQSLRSGDCS encoded by the exons ATGAGAATCGAACCCGCTCTCATGGCCTGCAGCGGTGGCATTCCTCAGCTCTCTCACAGACTCATCGACTCTCTGGCCTTCCGCTTTACCGCCAAAGCTTTTCGCGCTTTCCCCAAGGGGCTTACGACGTCGTTCCCAGTTAGTTCCACCCAGCAAGCTTTTCACAAAGTTCTCACTTGTGCCTCCGACGATGATGTCTTCACTTGGGACGACGTCGTTAGGATATCCAAACCGGAAACCCTTCCGGACGACCCTTCAGATCTCAGGGGCTACTGGGAAAAGATCAAAATCTGCAATCGCAGACTG GAATCCCAATCTGAGTTCCTTTCCTTTGTAATTGAGGACCAAATCGTTGGTTACATTCACAAAGG TTTTGCCGAGAATTTACGTAGTTTCAAGGACGTGTTTACTTTCCCACCAGAAAATTCAGACTCTAATGGCAGTTCAATAACCTTGCATTCATCGCTGAACACAGATGAGGACAGGACGAGAGCGGTGGGAGATGTAATCAAAAGCTTAGGGGAAGAACATATTCCAGGTATAAGGAATGAG CTATACCCTGTGACATCATCCTTTGGGGCATCCATATTTTTCTCTCTAGAACGTGCAGCTGCTCCTTATTTTGGAATAAAG GCTTATGGAGTGCAAATGAATGGCTATGTTGAAAAGGATGGGAAGAAGTTTCTATGGATAGGGAAGAGAAGTCAACAGAAAACCACTTATCCAGGGATGCTTGATCAACTAGTTGCTGGGGGACTG CCTCATGGGGTTGCATGTGGGGACAATGTTGTAAAGGAATGTGAAGAGGAAGCCGGAATACCCAGTTCCATTTCTAGTGT AGCTATACCAGTTGGTGCTGTTTCATATATGGACATTGATGGGTATAGATTCAAAAGggatgttttgttttgctatGATTTAAAACTTCCGGAGAGTTTCACGCCTAAGAATCAAG ATGGAGAGGTGGAGAGCTTCAAGTTGATCCCTGTGATGGATGTTGCAAACATCATACAAAGGACACAATTTTTCAAGCCAAATTGCTCTCTTGTCATCATTGATTTCCTGTTTCGACACGG GTACATTAGGCCCGAATGCTTTGGATACCTGGATCTACTACAAAGTTTGAGAAGTGGTGATTGTTCGtaa
- the LOC117634280 gene encoding LOW QUALITY PROTEIN: RRP12-like protein (The sequence of the model RefSeq protein was modified relative to this genomic sequence to represent the inferred CDS: inserted 2 bases in 1 codon; deleted 1 base in 1 codon): MNPSYIPPEFIEARVFLQLPNMENIEMDDAYTLYLSEDDDYICTSILARFSNSTRDEHHHLWAAISAMSQELKDKHIPSTPVAYLGFTCSSLDGLSSQSEPPAHVIDALLTILSIVFQKVSAAILMNKSEFLSELLVRVLRSSSLTVGVAVSGLKCISHLLIIRGRVNWSDVSSLYGLLLSFITDSCPKVRRQSHLCLRDVLQSFQGTTLLAPASEVVSNLFERFLLLAGGSNPDAGEGPKEAQEVLYVLDALKECLFLMSINYKTAVLKYYKTLLELHQPLVTKRITDSLNILCLNPTTDVSPEVLLDLLCSLALSVSTNETSADGMTFTACLLGTGMAKVYSLNRQICVVKLPTVFNALRDVLASKHEEAIHAATDTFKSLIHVCIDESLIKQGVDQIVTNANMDTRKSGQTIIAEVCASIESLLRYDYNGVWDLAFHIVSAMFDKLGVYSSYFMRGTLKSLADMENLPDEDFPFRKQLHECLGSALVAMGPETFLGLIPLNLEAENLSQVNVWLFPILKQYTIGARLSFFTXSILGMARTIKEKSRKLESQGRTFSSRSTDALVHALWSLLPSFCNYASDTAESFKDLEQALCSALKDEPEIRGIICLSLQILIQQNKKTVEEVNDLADSEVGSARHRALANYSPQVTADNLSVLKSPACKLLDVLSDVFLNTTKDDAGCFQSIIGEFVSISDEEAVSKCFKHKRTELLNVKAKDSTDSNSNRAQLFDLAVSFLPGLNAEEVDLLFGRIKLALQDDERLIQKKAYKVLSIILRDCDRFLSSKLDELLDLIEVLPSCHFSAKQHRLDCLYLLVVHLSKSDAEQRRHVILSFLAEIILALTEAHNKTRNRAYDILVQIGHAYGDEEKGGKREDLLEFFYMVAGGLAGETPHMISAAMKGLARLAYEFCDLVSTPSNLVPSIFLLLQRKNKEIIKATLGFLKVLVAKSQTEGLHLHLESMVESLLKLQDATKTHFKAKVKFLLEMLVRKCGLDAVKAVMPEEHMKLLTNIRKIKERKEWKLGSKSEEARSQVSRATTSRLSRWNHTKIFSDFDDEETEDSDTDYMDAKTVSGKRRKASLQLKSKASSLRRRTNKYLLDQLEEEPLDLLDRQRTRSVLLSSENLNQKMESDDEPEIDDDGRLIICDEAESYKKKPSKPHSDARSEAGGSYLPVDSKKTHKRRKTSESRWAATGKEYVSKKAGGDLKRKDKLEPYAYWPLDRKMMSRRPEHRATARKGISSVVKMTKKLEGKSVSTIFFTKGSRFKNKSRVQKKGGGKKKTR, translated from the exons ATGAACCCTAGCTATATACCTCCTGAGTTCATTGAAGCTAGGGTTTTTCTGCAACTCCCCAACATGGAAAACATCGAAATGGACGACGCCTACACTCTCTACCTAAGCGAAGACGACGACTACATCTGCACCTCAATCCTCGCGCGCTTCAGCAACTCCACGCGCGACGAACACCACCATCTCTGGGCAGCAATAAGCGCCATGTCTCAGGAGCTCAAAGACAAGCACATCCCTTCGACCCCGGTAGCCTACTTGGGCTTCACGTGCTCTTCTCTTGACGGCCTCTCCTCCCAGTCCGAGCCTCCCGCTCACGTGATCGACGCTCTCCTCACAATTCTCTCCATTGTCTTTCAAAAAGTCTCGGCTGCAATTCTCATGAACAAGTCCGAGTTCCTATCGGAGCTCTTGGTCCGTGTTCTGCGGTCGTCTTCTTTGACGGTAGGTGTAGCCGTCTCAGGGTTGAAATGTATATCGCATCTGCTCATCATCAGAGGCCGTGTCAACTGGTCTGATGTATCTTCATTGTACGGCTTATTATTGAGCTTCATTACTGATTCTTGCCCTAAG GTGAGAAGACAATCACATTTGTGTCTTCGTGATGTACTGCAAAGTTTTCAAGGAACAACGCTGCTCGCCCCTGCAAGTGAAGTGGTTAGTAACTTATTTGAAAGGTTTCTTCTGCTTGCTGGTGGGTCAAATCCAGATGCGGGTGAAGGACCCAAGGAAGCTCAGGAGGTCTTGTATGTTTTAGATGCTTTGAAAGAGTGTCTTTTTCTTATGTCAATCAACTACAAAACTGCCGTCCTCAAGTACTACAAAACTCTCTTGGAACTGCACCAACCACTTGTTACGAAGCGCATAACAGATAGTTTGAATATACTTTGTCTCAATCCAACTACAGATGTTTCTCCTGAAGTGTTGCTCGATCTGTTATGCTCATTAGCTCTTTCTGTCTCCACAAATGAGACATCTGCCGATGGGATGACATTTACAGCTTGCTTGCTTGGTACTGGAATGGCTAAAGTTTATTCCCTCAATAGGCAAATATGCGTAGTTAAACTCCCCACCGTATTCAATGCACTCAGAG ATGTATTGGCATCTAAGCATGAAGAGGCCATACACGCAGCGACCGACACATTTAAGAGTCTCATTCATGTTTGCATCGATGAAAGTTTGATCAAACAGGGAGTTGACCAGATTGTAACGAATGCAAATATGGATACAAGGAAGTCGGGGCAAACTATAATTGCTGAAGTGTGTGCTTCTATTGAAAGCTTACTTCGTTATGATTACAATGGTGTCTGGGACCTTGCATTTCATATTGTTTCAGCAATGTTCGATAAATTAG GTGTATACTCTTCTTATTTCATGAGGGGTACACTCAAAAGCTTGGCAGATATGGAGAACTTGCCCGATGAAGATTTCCCTTTTAGGAAACAG cTGCATGAATGCCTTGGATCGGCTCTTGTTGCAATGGGACCTGAAACCTTTTTGGGTCTTATACCTCTTAATTTGGAGGCTGAAAACTTAAGTCAGGTGAATGTGTGGCTCTTTCCGATACTGAAGCAGTATACTATTGGTGCACGTTTGAGCTTCTTTAC GTCAATTTTGGGTATGGCTAGAACGATAAAGGAGAAATCTAGAAAG CTTGAGTCACAAGGACGTACTTTTTCATCAAGGAGTACAGATGCACTTGTACATGCTTTGTGGTCATTGTTACCTTCATTTTGCAACTATGCTTCCGATACTGCTGAAAGTTTCAAGGATCTAGAGCAAGCCCTGTGCAGTGCCCTTAAAGATGAACCTGAGATTCGTGGAATTATATGCTTGAGCTTGCAGATTCTTAttcaacaaaataagaaaactgtGGAAGAAGTGAATGATCTGGCTGATAGTGAAGTAGGCAGTGCCAGACATAGAGCTTTGGCTAATTATAGCCCTCAGGTTACAGCAGATAACCTAAGCGTGCTCAAGTCACCTGCTTGCAAGTTACTGGATGTTTTATCAGATGTCTTTTTGAATACCACAAAAGATGATGCAGGCTGTTTTCAG TCCATAATTGGCGAGTTTGTTTCAATATCAGATGAAGAAGCTGTGTCAAAGTGTTTCAAACATAAAAGGACAGAGCTTTTAAATGTGAAAGCAAAAGATTCTACAGATTCTAATTCCAACCG ggCACAACTATTTGACTTGGCAGTTTCATTTTTACCTGGTTTAAATGCTGAAGAGGTTGATCTTCTATTTGGGAGAATAAAGCTTGCATTACAG GATGATGAACGTTTGATACAAAAGAAGGCATACAAAGTTCTTTCAATCATTCTCAGG GACTGTGATAGGTTTCTTTCATCGAAGCTCGATGAATTGCTTGACTTGATTGAAGTGTTGCCTTCTTGCCATTTTTCAGCTAAACAGCACAGACTTGACTGCTTGTACCTCCTAGTAGTCCACCTTTCAAAG AGCGACGCAGAGCAGAGGCGGCATGTCATCCTAAGTTTCCTGGCAGAAATAATTCTAGCACTTACAGAG GCTCACAATAAGACAAGAAATAGAGCTTATGATATCCTTGTCCAAATTGGGCATGCTTATGGTGATGAAGAGAAAggagggaagagagaagacctgttggaatttttttacATG GTAGCTGGGGGCCTAGCTGGTGAAACTCCTCATATGATCAGTGCTGCAATGAAGGGCTTAGCTCGGTTGGCTTATGAGTTTTGTGATCTTGTTTCAACCCCAAGCAATTTGGTTCCGTCCATATTTCTCCTCCTccagagaaagaacaaagaaataattaaa GCTACTTTAGGTTTCTTGAAGGTATTAGTGGCCAAATCACAAACCGAGGGGTTGCATTTGCACTTGGAAAGCATGGTGGAAAGCTTGCTGAAGTTGCAAGATGCTACTAAAACCCACTTCAAAGCCAAG GTTAAGTTTCTTCTAGAAATGCTAGTCAGGAAATGTGGGCTTGATGCTGTTAAGGCTGTGATGCCTGAAGAACATATGAAACTGCTTACCAACATACGGAAG ATCAAGGAACGGAAAGAGTGGAAACTAGGTTCTAAATCTGAGGAAGCTAGATCTCAAGTTTCCAGAGCAACTACATCCAG GTTAAGCAGGTGGAACcatacaaaaatattttctgattttgatgatgaagaaaCTGAGGATAGTGATACAGATTACATGGATGCCAAAACTGTCTCGGGCAAACGTCGCAAGGCTTCCTTGCAGCTCAAATCCAAAGCATCTTCATTACG aagaagaacaaataaGTACTTGCTTGATCAACTAGAAGAGGAGCCACTTGACTTGCTTGATCGGCAAAGAACAAGGTCAGTGCTTTTATCATCCGAGaatttaaatcaaaaaatGGAGTCGGATGATGAGCCAGAGATAGATGATGATGGGCGCCTAATAATTTGTGACGAAGCAGAATCGTACAAGAAAAAGCCATCCAAACCTCATTCAGATGCAAGAAGTGAAGCTGGTGGTAGTTACTTGCCCGTAGACTCAAAGAAAACACACAAGCGGAGGAAGACATCAGAGTCCAGGTGGGCTGCCACCGGCAAAGAGTACGTGAGCAAGAAGGCTGGTGGGGATTTGAAGAGGAAGGACAAGCTTGAACCGTATGCATATTGGCCACTTGATCGAAAAATGATGAGCCGTAGGCCGGAGCATAGGGCAACTGCAAGAAAAGGGATATCAAGTGTTGTGAAGATGACAAAGAAGCTTGAAGGGAAGAGTGTTTCAACTATTTTCTTCACTAAAGGC TCAAGGTTTAAGAATAAAAGTAGGGTTCAGAAGAAAGGAGGTGGCAAGAAGAAAACTAGGTGA
- the LOC117634652 gene encoding LOW QUALITY PROTEIN: trafficking protein particle complex subunit 11 (The sequence of the model RefSeq protein was modified relative to this genomic sequence to represent the inferred CDS: inserted 1 base in 1 codon): MEEYPEEMRSPPVSLVSVVGCSELHTSISTYLHSLDPPINTLALPDLSKASLLLTPKPTTTPTSDSTAPPPAGILKREWLLKHRTKVPSVVAALFSSDRVSGDPAQWLQLCSELDNLKXLLRGRNIKLVVVVVCFNPNDEISEDQMVAVRKRADVDAKYLLTFYQNPDGDGDGSQLKGSLYRLGSVFVELASKYYRDEGRRIKARIERKSSNPPELNIRYSFKVAVYAEFRRDWAEALRFYEDAYHTLRELIAGTSNRVSIQRLVEIKTVAEQLHFKISTLLLHGGKIIEAVAWFRQHNASYRKLVGAPEAIFLHWEWMSRQFLVFAELVETSSAAIQSISPLPMGTADRPLTEWEFQPAHYYQLAAHYLKEKRSCLEFAVSMSEGEIDCSAESVVPSSYLGQFARLIEQGDAFVMQPLNDEEYMRYAISEGKRFQDSFEIIALLKKSCESYNNRKVRRMGSFCGFQMAREYYALGDFSNAKQSFDDIASLYRQEGWVTLLWEVLGYLRECSRKQSRVKDFIEYSFEMAALPISADAIIQSFRFEESGPAGPATILQRETINKEVFGLVSGELRLASIENGNDLKVCDGNPLHLEIDLVSPLRLVLLASVAFHEQIIKPGSSTLVTLSLLSQLPLNFEIDQLEVQFNQSDCNFIIKNGQRPHVAAMIDSQPGRRIETAPSLALSTNKWLRLTYNIKSDKSGKLECISVIAKIGPHFTICCRAESPASMDDLPLWKFEDRVVTYPTKDPALAFSGQKATQVEEPDPEVDLNLGAFGPALIGESFIVPVTVTSKGHDVNSGELKINLVDVRGGGLFSPRDTELSMDSHHVELLGISGPDGEDESQLNTDEIKKIQQSFGLVSVPFLKSGDSWSCKLEIKWHRPKPIMLYVSLGYSPDTNESNTQKVNVHKSLQIEGKNAIIISHRFMLPFRRYPLLLSRTRPVPDTDQSASMPSNETSVLLVSAKNCSDVPLQLLSLSLEVDGNDGTERSFSVQHGGKDLLDPALLVPGEEFKKVYTVTSEMNSSKLKLGNVCLTWRRDSGSEVQSGSKASVLTTHRLPDVNLELSPLVVSLECPPYAILGDPFTYFVRIQNQTELLQEAKILLADAQSFVLAGSHNDAIFILPKSEHIIRYKLVPLASGAQQLPRFTLTSVRYSTGFQPSVASSAIFVFPSKPHFKMVAVGDDRLESLVAE; the protein is encoded by the exons ATGGAGGAATATCCAGAAGAAATGAGAAGTCCACCGGTGAGCCTAGTATCAGTGGTGGGCTGCTCCGAACTCCACACCTCCATCTCCACCTACCTCCATTCTCTCGACCCACCGATCAACACCCTGGCCTTGCCTGATCTCTCCAAGGCCTCCCTCCTCTTGACCCCCAAGCCCACCACCACTCCCACCTCCGATTCGACCGCTCCTCCACCCGCCGGAATATTAAAGCGAGAGTGGCTCCTCAAGCACCGCACCAAAGTCCCCTCCGTCGTCGCCGCCCTCTTCTCCTCCGATCGGGTTTCCGGCGACCCCGCCCAGTGGCTTCAACTCTGCTCCGAACTCGATAATCTCA CCCTCCTACGCGGCAGAAACATCAAGCtggtcgtcgtcgtcgtctgCTTCAATCCCAACG ATGAAATCTCCGAAGATCAAATGGTTGCTGTGCGGAAGCGTGCGGATGTGGATGCCAAGTACCTTCTCACGTTTTACCAAAACCCAGATGGGGACGGCGATGGTTCTCAGCTTAAAGGGTCTCTGTACAGATTGGGAAGCGTGTTTGTAGAGCTGGCCAGCAAGTATTATAGAGATGAAGGAAGAAGGATCAAAGCTCGTATTGAGAGGAAGTCTTCTAATCCTCCTGAACTCAACATCCGCTATTCCTTTAAA gttgCTGTGTATGCTGAGTTCAGAAGAGACTGGGCTGAAGCTTTAAGGTTTTATGAGGATGCTTATCACACCCTACGTGAG TTGATTGCTGGGACATCAAATCGGGTGTCGATTCAACGCTTAGTTGAGATAAAAACTGTTGCTGAGCAATTGCATTTTAAAATCTCAACCTTGTTATTGCATGGTGGAAAGATTATAGAAGCAGTTGCGTGGTTCCGCCAGCACAATGCTTCATACAGAAAGCTGGTAGGAGCACCAGAAGCTATATTCCTTCACTGGGAGTGGATGAGTAGACAGTTCTTGGTGTTTGCCGAGTTGGTGGAGACAAGTTCAGCAGCCATTCAAAGCATTTCACCTCTACCTATGGGCACTGCAGACAGACCTTTGACTGAGTGGGAATTTCAGCCAGCGCATTACTATCAG TTAGCTGCTCACTACTTGAAGGAGAAGAGATCTTGTTTGGAATTTGCGGTTTCGATGTCAGAAGGCGAGATCGATTGTAGTGCTGAATCTGTGGTACCTTCATCCTATTTGGGTCAGTTTGCTCGATTAATTGAGCAAGGGGATGCATTTGTCATGCAACC TCTTAATGATGAAGAGTATATGCGCTATGCTATTTCTGAAGGGAAAAGGTTCCAAGATTCCTTTGAAATTATTGCTTTACTAAAAAAATCATGTGAATCATACAATAATCGCAAAGTCAGGAGAATGGGCTCATTTTGTGGGTTCCAGATGGCCAGGGAATATTATGCTTTAGGCGATTTTAGCAATGCAAAACAGTCTTTTGATGATATTGCAAGTCTATACAGACAAGAGGGTTGGGTCACTTTGTTGTGGGAGGTATTGGGTTACCTGCGTGAATGTTCAAGGAAACAGAGTAGAGTTAAGGATTTTATAGAGTACTCCTTTGAAATGGCTGCGCTCCCTATATCAGCTGATGCTATTATCCAGTCTTTCAGATTTGAAGAATCTGGTCCAGCTGGACCTGCGACTATCCTACAAAGAGaaacaataaacaaagaaGTTTTTGGGCTTGTTAGTGGAGAACTGAGGTTGGCATCAATTGAAAACGGCAATGATCTGAAAGTATGTGACGGGAATCCACTTCACCTGGAAATTGATCTCGTCAGTCCTCTTAGATTGGTACTTCTTGCTTCAGTTGCTTTTCATGAACAAATAATCAAGCCTGGCTCATCCACACTGGTTACGTTGTCACTTCTGTCACAATTACCTCTGAATTTCGAGATTGATCAGTTAGAAGTCCAGTTCAATCAGTCTGATTGTAACTTCATCATCAAGAATGGCCAAAGGCCTCATGTAGCTGCCATGATTGACAGTCAACCAGGTCGCCGAATAGAGACTGCTCCTTCTTTGGCACTTTCTACAAATAAATGGCTGCGATTGACGTATAACATCAAATCTG ATAAAAGTGGAAAGCTTGAATGCATATCTGTTATTGCAAAAATAGGACCCCACTTCACAATCTGTTGCAGAGCTGAAAGTCCTGCTTCAATGGATGATTTGCCTCTTTGGAAATTTGAAGACCGTGTGGTTACCTATCCAACCAAAGACCCTGCTCTGGCATTCTCTGGTCAGAAGGCTACTCAGGTTGAAGAGCCAGACCCAGAAGTGGACCTTAATTTAGGTGCTTTTGGCCCTGCACTGATTGGAGAGAGCTTCATAGTCCCTGTTACTGTCACGTCCAAGGGCCATGATGTTAACTCGGGTGAGTTGAAGATCAATCTGGTGGATGTAAGGGGAGGTGGTTTGTTTAGTCCAAGGGACACGGAACTGTCCATGGATAGTCATCATGTTGAACTTCTTGGTATTTCTGGACCAGACGGAGAAGATGAATCTCAACTAAACACTgatgaaattaagaaaattcaGCAGTCTTTCGGTTTGGTTTCTGTTCCTTTTCTCAAAAGTGGAGATTCGTGGTCTTGTAAATTGGAAATCAAGTGGCACAGACCCAAACCAATTATGCTCTATGTATCATTGGGTTATTCTCCAGATACTAATGAATCAAACACACAAAAGGTTAATGTCCACAAGAGCTTGcagattgaaggaaagaatgCAATCATAATTAGTCACCGTTTTATGCTTCCATTCCGGCGGTACCCATTGTTGCTTTCTAGGACAAGGCCAGTTCCTGATACTGATCAGTCAGCATCAATGCCATCAAACGAAACAAGTGTACTTCTTGTTAGTGCTAAGAACTGTTCTGATGTGCCGCTTCAGTTGCTATCGTTATCCCTTGAAGTAGATGGTAATGATGGCACGGAAAGGTCATTTTCTGTGCAACACGGAGGTAAGGACCTATTGGACCCTGCCCTTCTTGTTCCAGGAGAAGAGTTCAAGAAGGTTTACACTGTCACTTCTGAGATGAATTCTTCAAAGCTTAAGTTAGGTAATGTGTGTCTTACATGGAGAAGGGATTCTGGGTCTGAAGTGCAATCTGGTTCTAAAGCTTCAGTTTTAACTACACACAGACTTCCTGATGTTAATCTAGAGTTATCACCTCTGGTGGTGAGTTTGGAGTGCCCTCCTTATGCAATCCTTGGAGATCCTTTCACATATTTTGTTAGAATTCAGAACCAGACAGAATTGCTTCAGGAAGCCAAAATTTTATTGGCAGATGCACAAAGTTTTGTATTAGCTGGGTCGCACAATGATGCCATTTTTATTCTTCCAAAGTCTGAGCACATCATCAGATACAAGCTTGTGCCACTTGCCTCGGGTGCACAACAGCTACCGAGATTTACATTAACCTCAGTTAGATATTCAACTGGGTTTCAGCCGTCAGTTGCTTCGTCTGCTATTTTTGTGTTTCCCTCTAAGCCTCATTTCAAGATGGTTGCTGTGGGAGATGATAGGTTGGAATCATTGGTGGCTGAATGA
- the LOC117635163 gene encoding RNA-binding protein 24-A-like — protein MAYQQQHPHHLHQQQQQQGGAQLFNSPFGDTTLTKVFVGGLAWETQSDTLRRHFEQFGDILEAVVITDKNTARSKGYGFVTFRDPDSARRACADPNPVIDGRRANCNLASLGRPRPSFPFHGQLRSAAPILGRVQTPRAAYMGSPNPAYHHPLPHGYQPGFVYPSYGYTAYGPEYVYPQGAYSPYMNQQYLQIYGVPGTVNPGAYPYGQLGHSLSGTHGYAAVQSYGVPGHHIMQFGGSNVSGASPASIPTIQTPYPTGLAAPAPGQAQLILPTNSPQFTSGSDQTAG, from the exons atGGCTTACCAACAACAACACCCCCACCATCTTCAtcagcaacagcagcagcaaggAGGGGCTCAGCTGTTCAATTCCCCATTCGGGGACACGACGTTGACGAAGGTGTTTGTGGGTGGGCTGGCCTGGGAAACCCAAAGCGACACTCTACGACGTCACTTTGAGCAGTTCGGCGACATCCTCGAGGCCGTCGTGATCACCGATAAGAACACCGCTCGATCCAAAGGCTATGGCTTT GTCACATTTCGTGATCCTGATTCTGCAAGAAGGGCTTGTGCGGACCCCAACCCTGTGATTGATGGCCGCAGAGCTAACTGTAATCTTGCTTCTCTGGGTCGGCCTCGACCTTCTTTCCCATTTCATG GGCAACTGAGATCAGCAGCTCCAATCCTTGGTCGTGTGCAGACACCTAGAGCTGCTTACATGGGGAGCCCAAACCCTGCTTACCACCACCCTCTTCCTCATGGTTACCAGCCTGGATTTGTATACCCTTCCTATGG GTACACAGCATATGGACCTGAGTATGTCTACCCACAG GGTGCCTACAGTCCTTACATGAATCAGCAATACCTTCAGATATATGGGGTACCGGGCACAGTAAACCCTGGCGCATATCCATACGGACAATTGGGTCATTCTCTCTCAGGCACTCATGGCTATGCAGCGGTTCAAAGCTATGGAGTTCCAGGCCATCATATAATGCAATTTGGCGGCTCCAATGTCAGTGGAGCATCCCCAGCTTCCATCCCCACAATTCAAACACCATATCCTACAG GTTTAGCTGCACCAGCTCCAGGACAGGCGCAACTTATACTTCCTACTAATTCTCCTCAATTCACCAGTGGTTCTGATCAAACTGCCGGTTGA